From Vagococcus jeotgali, one genomic window encodes:
- a CDS encoding cysteine desulfurase, with product MSFLQKATVEGCPQHYKINSKAKAYTFKDYGFTETSSGNLQFSRPLDLNPQVKQGPKFKMTVARDLQTLKMSITTANGLKAMNIFKSEANKDKQDQFYFIMDDLIAFECLEKA from the coding sequence ATGTCATTTCTACAAAAAGCTACAGTGGAAGGTTGTCCACAACATTATAAGATTAATTCAAAAGCTAAAGCATATACGTTTAAAGATTATGGGTTTACTGAAACATCATCGGGGAATTTACAATTTAGCAGACCGCTTGATTTAAACCCACAAGTAAAGCAAGGTCCTAAATTTAAAATGACTGTCGCTAGAGATCTACAAACGTTAAAAATGTCAATCACGACAGCTAATGGTTTAAAAGCTATGAATATTTTTAAATCTGAAGCAAATAAAGATAAGCAAGATCAATTTTATTTTATTATGGATGATCTGATTGCTTTTGAATGTTTAGAAAAAGCTTAA
- the mnmA gene encoding tRNA 2-thiouridine(34) synthase MnmA translates to MTDNSQIKVVVGMSGGVDSSVTALLLKEQGYDVVGVFMKNWDDTDENGVCTATEDYKDVTKVANQIGIPYYSVNFEKEYWDRVFQYFLDEYTRGRTPNPDVMCNKEIKFKAFLDYAMQLGADFVATGHYAQVIRDEFGVSHMLRGIDNNKDQTYFLSQLSQEQLSKTMFPLGGMEKKEVREIAEKANLATAKKKDSTGVCFIGEKNFKEFLSKYLPAKPGKMVTLDGDIKGDHAGLMYYTIGQRQGLGIGGGQGDSQEPWFAIGKDLTTNTLYVGQGFHHENLYSTHLEASEIHFTTNDDKPREFTCTAKFRYRQQDVGVRVVLNEDETTGTVYFDEPVRAITPGQAVVFYDGMECLGGGMIDAAYSNELKRQYI, encoded by the coding sequence TTGACAGATAATAGTCAAATTAAAGTAGTAGTTGGTATGAGTGGTGGCGTTGATTCATCAGTCACAGCTCTCTTACTAAAAGAACAAGGTTATGATGTAGTGGGTGTGTTTATGAAGAATTGGGATGATACAGATGAAAATGGTGTATGTACAGCAACAGAAGATTATAAAGACGTGACAAAAGTTGCTAATCAAATCGGTATCCCTTATTATTCTGTAAACTTTGAAAAAGAATATTGGGATAGAGTGTTTCAGTATTTTTTAGATGAGTATACAAGAGGGAGAACACCTAATCCTGATGTTATGTGTAATAAAGAAATTAAATTTAAAGCCTTTTTAGATTATGCTATGCAATTAGGAGCAGATTTTGTAGCCACAGGTCACTACGCCCAAGTTATAAGAGATGAGTTTGGTGTGTCACATATGTTAAGAGGCATTGATAATAATAAAGATCAAACTTATTTTTTAAGCCAATTATCTCAAGAACAATTATCTAAAACGATGTTTCCTCTAGGTGGGATGGAGAAAAAAGAAGTGCGTGAGATTGCTGAAAAAGCAAATCTTGCTACTGCTAAAAAGAAAGATTCAACAGGTGTTTGCTTTATTGGGGAGAAAAATTTCAAGGAGTTTTTAAGTAAGTATTTACCAGCTAAACCTGGTAAAATGGTGACACTTGATGGTGATATTAAGGGAGATCATGCTGGTCTTATGTACTACACGATTGGTCAAAGGCAAGGGTTAGGAATTGGTGGTGGTCAAGGCGATTCACAAGAACCTTGGTTTGCTATTGGCAAGGACTTAACAACAAATACTCTTTATGTCGGTCAAGGATTTCATCATGAGAACTTATATTCAACTCACTTAGAAGCCAGTGAAATTCATTTTACAACGAATGATGACAAACCACGTGAGTTTACTTGCACTGCAAAATTTAGATACCGTCAACAAGATGTTGGTGTACGCGTTGTTTTAAATGAAGATGAAACAACAGGAACCGTTTATTTTGATGAACCAGTGAGAGCTATTACTCCAGGACAAGCTGTAGTGTTTTATGACGGAATGGAATGTTTAGGTGGTGGCATGATAGATGCTGCTTATTCAAATGAATTAAAAAGGCAATATATTTAA
- the mgtA gene encoding magnesium-translocating P-type ATPase, which translates to MRKTQVERYEEYARKNIDFLSEQYRSNLEGLTKEQADSLREEFGANVISHKKKRPFILEVLKAYFTPFTSVLLALAIISFITDYMIVPVPERDLTGVLIIISMVILSGTMTLVQSVKSNNAAEKLSDLVQVTATVLRDGKEIELPIEDIVCGDIIKLSAGDMLPADVRLIKTKDLFVSQAAMTGESYPVEKRAEITTEEYQSETDYENIAYMGSNVVSGSAIGMVVAVGNDTLFGQIAKDVSEVQTVTSFDVGISKTSWLLIRFMMVMAPTVFLINGFTKGDWLEAFLFGLSVAVGLTPEMLPMIVTTNLVKGASTMAKKGTIIKNLNSIQNFGAIDVLCTDKTGTLTQDKIILEYHLDVDGKEDNRVLRHAFFNSYYQTGLKNLMDKAIIESTEEELNIDVNKYTKVDEIPFDFQRRRMSVVIEDESGKTQMITKGAIEEMLEVSTYVEYKGEVVPLTEGIKSTVLKTVDELNEDGLRVIGVSQKTNPSVVDEFSVKDESDMVLIGYLAFLDPPKETTKDALEALKKHGVGVKVLTGDNALVTKSVCKQVGLENEDIISSGDIAKLNDEGLKEIVEKYNIFVKLTPSQKTRLVRVLRENGHTVGFMGDGINDAPAMKEADVGISVDTAVDIAKESADVILLEKDLMVLERGILAGRTTFGNIMKYVKMTASSNFGNMFSVVVASIFLPFLPMLPLQLLFLNLIYDISCMSIPWDNMDPEYLEEPKNWDATSIGSFMKWLGPTSSVFDITTYAVLYFIICPAVVGGSYHTLSVEQQAIFIGVFHAGWFVESLWSQTLVIHTLRTPKLPFIQSNASFILTTITTLGIAIGTILPFTAFGQDLGLLPLPGSYWGFLAVTIIAYLVLVMFIKKIYVKRFGELL; encoded by the coding sequence ATGAGAAAAACACAAGTAGAACGATATGAAGAGTATGCAAGAAAAAATATTGACTTTTTATCAGAGCAATACAGATCAAATTTAGAAGGTTTAACAAAAGAGCAGGCAGATAGTTTAAGAGAAGAATTTGGAGCAAACGTGATTTCACACAAGAAAAAACGTCCATTTATTTTAGAAGTATTAAAAGCGTATTTTACACCATTCACAAGTGTACTACTGGCTTTAGCTATTATTTCTTTCATTACTGATTATATGATTGTACCAGTACCAGAACGTGATTTAACAGGTGTCTTAATTATTATTTCAATGGTCATTTTAAGTGGGACTATGACTTTAGTTCAGTCAGTGAAATCAAATAATGCTGCTGAGAAGTTAAGTGATTTGGTTCAAGTTACAGCAACTGTTCTTCGGGATGGTAAAGAAATTGAATTACCAATTGAAGATATTGTTTGTGGAGATATTATCAAATTATCCGCAGGTGATATGTTACCAGCTGATGTGAGATTAATTAAAACAAAAGATTTATTTGTCTCTCAAGCTGCAATGACAGGTGAGAGTTATCCGGTTGAAAAACGTGCCGAGATAACAACTGAAGAGTATCAATCAGAAACAGATTACGAAAATATAGCTTATATGGGAAGTAACGTTGTCAGTGGTAGTGCAATCGGTATGGTTGTAGCTGTTGGTAATGATACATTATTTGGTCAAATTGCTAAAGATGTTTCAGAAGTACAAACAGTAACAAGTTTTGATGTTGGTATTTCAAAAACATCATGGTTATTAATTCGTTTCATGATGGTCATGGCACCAACTGTATTTTTAATTAATGGTTTTACAAAAGGTGATTGGTTAGAAGCGTTTCTTTTTGGTTTATCAGTAGCTGTTGGGTTAACACCAGAAATGTTACCAATGATTGTGACAACAAACCTTGTAAAAGGTGCCTCAACAATGGCTAAAAAAGGAACAATCATTAAAAACTTAAATTCTATCCAAAATTTTGGTGCTATTGATGTATTGTGTACAGATAAAACGGGAACATTAACGCAAGATAAAATTATTTTAGAATATCATTTAGATGTTGATGGAAAAGAAGATAACCGTGTACTACGTCATGCATTCTTTAATAGCTACTACCAAACTGGTTTAAAAAACTTAATGGATAAAGCGATTATTGAATCAACAGAAGAAGAATTAAATATTGATGTTAACAAATACACAAAAGTAGATGAAATTCCTTTTGATTTCCAACGCCGCCGTATGAGTGTTGTGATTGAAGATGAGTCAGGTAAAACTCAAATGATTACTAAAGGTGCCATTGAGGAAATGCTAGAAGTATCTACATATGTTGAGTATAAAGGTGAGGTTGTCCCTTTAACAGAAGGTATTAAATCAACGGTTTTAAAAACAGTTGATGAGTTAAATGAAGATGGCTTGCGTGTCATCGGAGTTTCTCAAAAAACAAATCCAAGTGTAGTTGATGAGTTTTCAGTTAAAGATGAAAGTGACATGGTATTAATTGGTTACCTAGCATTCCTTGATCCACCAAAAGAAACAACAAAAGATGCTCTAGAAGCTCTTAAAAAACATGGTGTAGGGGTTAAAGTATTAACTGGTGACAATGCTTTAGTTACTAAATCTGTTTGTAAACAAGTTGGATTAGAAAATGAAGATATCATCTCAAGTGGTGACATTGCAAAATTAAATGACGAAGGATTAAAAGAAATCGTAGAAAAATATAATATCTTTGTTAAATTAACACCATCTCAAAAAACACGTCTAGTTCGTGTACTAAGAGAAAATGGTCACACGGTTGGATTTATGGGTGATGGTATCAATGATGCCCCAGCTATGAAAGAAGCAGATGTTGGTATTTCTGTTGATACAGCCGTTGATATTGCTAAAGAGTCAGCAGATGTCATCTTACTTGAAAAAGATTTAATGGTTTTAGAGCGTGGTATTTTAGCTGGTCGTACAACGTTTGGTAACATTATGAAATATGTTAAAATGACTGCAAGTTCAAACTTTGGTAACATGTTCTCAGTTGTTGTAGCAAGTATTTTCTTACCATTCTTACCAATGCTGCCACTACAGTTACTATTCTTAAACTTAATTTATGATATTTCTTGTATGTCGATTCCGTGGGATAATATGGATCCTGAATATTTAGAAGAGCCTAAAAATTGGGATGCAACAAGTATTGGCTCATTTATGAAGTGGCTTGGACCAACAAGTTCAGTCTTTGATATTACAACGTATGCTGTTCTTTACTTTATTATTTGTCCAGCTGTTGTTGGTGGTTCATATCACACATTAAGTGTTGAACAACAAGCTATCTTTATTGGTGTTTTCCATGCAGGTTGGTTTGTAGAGTCACTATGGTCTCAAACTTTGGTTATCCATACATTAAGAACACCAAAATTACCATTTATTCAAAGTAATGCATCATTCATTTTAACAACTATTACAACACTAGGTATTGCTATTGGTACAATCTTACCTTTCACTGCATTTGGTCAAGACTTAGGCTTACTACCATTACCAGGAAGCTATTGGGGATTCTTAGCAGTAACTATTATTGCTTACTTAGTGCTTGTTATGTTTATTAAAAAAATATATGTGAAACGTTTTGGAGAATTACTATAA